From Lonchura striata isolate bLonStr1 chromosome 31, bLonStr1.mat, whole genome shotgun sequence, one genomic window encodes:
- the LOC144247687 gene encoding olfactory receptor 14J1-like — translation MCYDRYVSICKPLHYGTLLGSRACAHMAAAAWASAFLNALMHTANTFSLPLCHGNALGQFFCEIPEILKLSCSKSYLRELGLIAVGACLGFGCFVFIVFSYVQIFRAVLRIPSEQGWHKAFSTCLPHLAVVSLLVSTATFAYLKPPSIFSPSLDLSVSVLHSVVPPALNPLIYNLRNQELKAAVRRLMTGWFQKH, via the coding sequence atgtgctatgaccgctatgtgtccatctgcaaacccctgcactacgggaccctcctgggcagcagagcttgtgcccacatggcagcagctgcctgggccagtgcctttctcaatgctctgatgcacacagccaatacattttccctgcccctgtgccatggcaatgccctgggccagttcttctgtgaaatcccagagatcctcaagctctcctgctccaaatcttatctcagggaacttgggctcattGCAGTTGGTGCCTGTTTAGGATTtggatgttttgtgttcattgttttctcctatgtgcagatcttcagggctgtgctgaggatcccctctgagcagggatggcacaaagccttttccacctgcctccctcacctggccgtggtctctcTGTTGGTCAGCACTGCCACATTTGcctacctgaagcccccctccatcttctccccatccctggatctgtcaGTGTCAGTTCTGCACTCGGTGgttcctccagccctgaaccccctcatctacaacctgaggaaccaggagctcaaggctgcagtgaggagactgatgactggatg